The sequence below is a genomic window from Betaproteobacteria bacterium.
AGGGACGGGTGCCCTCCTGGGTCACCATGACGCAGGAGCCCGCCACGTCGTGGCCGTGGCGGGAGAGGAACAGGGCCGAGGGGTTGCTCACCCCCTTGAGGCCCCGGTCGGTCATGGCGAAGACGCCCAGTTCATTGACCGCCCCGAAGCGGTTCTTGCAGGAGCGCACCAGGCGGAAGCTCGAATGGGTGTCGCCCTCGAAGTACAGCACCGTATCGACGATGTGCTCCAGTACCCGGGGCCCCGCCAGGGAGCCCTCCTTGGTGACGTGACCCACCAGGATGACCGTGACGCCAAGTTGCTTGGCCACCCGGGTGAGTTGGGCCGCGCACTCGCGCACCTGGGCCACCGATCCGGGGGCGCTCGACAGGGCATCCGACCACAGGGTCTGGATCGAGTCGATGACCGCCACGCGGGGCTTTTCCGCCTTCAGGACGGCGAGGATGGCTTCCAGATTGATTTCGGCCAGCAGCGGCAAATTACCGGTCTCCAGGCCCAGGCGGCGGGCCCGCAGGGCCACTTGCTCACCGGATTCCTCGCCACTGACGTAGAGCACCGCTTCGCTGGCCGCCAGGGCCGCCAGGGCCTGCAGCAGGAGGGTGCTCTTGCCGATGCCCGGGTCGCCGCCGATGAGCACCACGCCCCCCGCCACCAAACCCCCGCCCAGAGCGCGGTCGAACTCGCCCACGCCCGTCGACAGGCGCTCGGTCTCCCGCGCCTCGATGGAGGACAGCACGCGCAGACGAGCCCCCGGCGCGATGGGCTGAAACCGCCCGGCGGCAGTTTCCTGGACCACCGACTCCACCAGGGTGTTCCACTCCCCGCAGCCGGGGCACTGGCCCTGCCACTTGGGGCTGCTGGCGCCACACTCGTTGCACAGGTAGAGGGATTTTGCCTTGGCCATGGGGTCAGCGCGTCGAAGGTGCCGCGTCAGCGTGAGCGTCTCGGTGATCTCCCGCGGGTGAGGGAGCGAAAGCCGGGAGGGGCGCGGGACCGTTCATCATGGGGGGCAATTTTATCCAGATCAACTAAGAAACGCTGCGAGCGCCTGAAATACGGTCACCGCCGTGGGATCGACAGCGCGCAGCAGGACAGCCAGCCCGAAAGCCGCGCCCACCAGCAGAAGCCAGAACAGCCAACTGGCCCGCAGGGCGCCCTCGACCCAGGAGGCCGCCCCGCCCCCTGCCGCCCGGGCCATGCCTACGGCAAGCACCGCTTCCACGCCGGCTTCGAGGAGCGCCGCCGAGGCGGCCCCCAGAAAACCGCCAATGATCCACCACAGCACCAGGGCGACCAGGCCGATGACCGCGGCGGCTACGGCAATGCCTACCGCCGGCAGGCAGCCCTCGGCGTCCACCGAGGCCAGTTCGGCGATGCCGGAAACGCCATCGCCCACCGTCTCCACCCGGTCGGCGAGGCGGGACGCGGCACCGGAATCCTTGCCGTCGGCGGGGGGTTCGACGTGCTGCGGGTCCAGCCGCACTTTCAGGGCATCGAGGCCGGTGGCCCGCAACCAGACCCCGACCAGACCCAGAAAGGCCCCGTAGGCCACGATGACCACCAGGGGCAGCCGCAGGCGCAGATCGCTCAGCCCAAGGCGCAGGAGCAGGTGACTCGCCAGTCCGCCCACCAGAAAGCATGCTGCCAGGACCAGGAAGGTCTGGGTGCGCAGCCAGCCGGCACCGCCCAGGCGTCGTTCGAGGTAGCGGCGCAGGGGCTGGCGACTATCGGCCACGCAGCATCTCCACCGGCACCCGGGCCGCCAGGGCGCAGTACAACTCGTAGGCAATGGTTCCGGCCGCGGCAGCCACGTCGTCGGCAGGGACTTCTCCGCCGGGGCCACGCCCCCAAAGGGTGACCGGGGAGCCCGGACCGGCCTGGGGCAGGTCCGAAAGATCGCAGGCCAGCATGTCCATGGATACCCGTCCCAGGGTTCGGGTCAGTCCGCCATGCACCGCAAGGGGCGTCCCCGTGCCGGCGTGGCGGGGATAGCCGTCGGCGTAGCCGCAGGCCACGACCCCCACCCGCAGGCGCCGGGGGGCGACGAAGCTGCCGCCGTAACCTACCGCCTCGCCCGCGGCGACGTCCTGCACCGCGATGATCTGCGAGCAGAGGCTCATCACCGGCCGCAGGCCGAGGCTCGCGGCGCTGACCTCGGCGAAGGGACTGGAGCCGTAAAGCATGATTCCCGGCCGCACCCAGCCCACGCGCGTTTCCGGGTAGCGCAGGAGTGCGGCGGAATTGGCCAGGCTGACGGGCCCCCGCCATTCGGGCAGCAGGGCCTTGAGGCGTGCCATCTGGGGGGCGACGCCCTCGGGGCCGTCGGCCGAGGCAAAGTGGGTCATCAGGGTGGTTCGGCCGGGGTCGAGTTCGTTCAGACGCTCCCGCAGCCAGGGGATTTCCGCGGCCGAGAAGCCCAGGCGGTTCATGCCTGTATTGATCTTCACGTAGAGCGGTGGCAAGGCTCCCCCGCCGTGCAGCAGCGCAAACTGGTCGCGGCAATGCACCACGCAAGCGAGGTCGAGTTCCTTGGCCAGGCGGGCATCCCGGGCGGAAAAAACGCCTTCCAGCAGAAGGATGGGCTGCCGCACACCGGCCTCGCGCAGCGCTGCGCCGGTCTCGGCCTCCAGGACGGCGTAGCCATCCGCGTCGCCCAGGGCATCCAATGCCCGCCACAGGCCGTGGCCGTAGGCGTCGGCCTTGAGCACGGCCCATGCCCCGGTTCCGGCGGCCAGCCGCCTTGCCAAGCGGTAATTGGCGGCCAGGGCCTCCCCATCGATGCTGGCGCGGATCGGGCGGGCCAGGTTCATAGCAGGGTTTCCTGCAGTCGCCGGCGCAGGAATTCCCCGCAGGTGGCGACCACGCGGGAACGATACTGCCCTTGCCGGTAAACCAGGCAGATGCCCTGCTCCAGTCGGGGTTTGAGGGGAAGGGACACCAGGCTCCCCGCGCCCACCTCCCGCTCGACCGCCTGGGCGAAGACGATGGCGTAGCCCAGGCCCGTTGCCGCGGCAGCCTTGAGGGCCTCGGTACTGCCCGCCTGCAGGACGACCTTCAGGGCGTCGGGCGCAGTGCCGGCTGCCGCCAGAAAGCCTTCCGCCGCCTGGCGACATCCGGAACCCGGCTCCCGCACGATGGCTTCGAAATCCTTGAGGGCCCGGCCGCTGACGCTCCGGCTGCGGGCCAAAGGGTGATCAGGGGTGCATACGAAGCGCAATTCGGCCTGGCCGCAGGATTCGCAATCCAGCCCCGGCAACGGCCCCGGCAGGGCGACGAGGCCCATGTCCCACTTTCCTGCGGCAACCCCTTCGGCCACGGCGGCCGAATTGACGATGTCCAGGTGCACCGTCACCTGCGGGTAGAGCGCGCTGAATTCGGCCAGCAGGGCTGGCAGAAGCTGGTCGCCGATGCCCGAAGGCGTCCCCAGGCGCAGCGCGCCGCGCATGTCGTCGGTCACTTCCGCCAGGCGGGTCTCCATCTCGCGGCTCAGGGCCAGGATGCGCTCGGCGTAATCGAAGGCGATGCGACCGGAGGGCGTCAGGTCGAGGACCCCCTTGCCCCGCTCCAGAAGGCGCGTGTTCAATTCCGCTTCCAGTTGCCGGATCTGGAAATGAACCGCCGACTGGCTCATGAACAGGGCTTGCGCTGCACGCAAGAAGCTGCGGTGCTGCGCCAGGGCGTAAAACACCTGCAAGCGCCGGTCGCCCATCCTGCCCCCCGAAAACCCAAAGGCGCTATTCAAACACGTTTGCCTCGGCCGCGAAACCGCCGTGGCAAGGGTGACAAAGGCCGTCGCGGGGCGCCATAATGCCGGCCAAGATCAATCCCCTGCACCCCGGGCAACCGAGGCTCCCATGGAAACGCGCCAGGCCACCATCCTGATCGTTGACGACACGCCGGAAAACCTGACGGTCCTTGGGGAGCTCCTGCAGCCAACCTATCGGGTACGCGCCGCCAACTCCGGGCGGCGGGCGCTGCAGATCGCCGCCGGCGACCCCACCCCGGACCTCATCCTGCTGGATGTGATGATGCCGGAAATGGACGGCTACGAAGTCCTGGCCCAATTACGCGCCAAACCGCGTACGCGCGACATCCCGGTGGTTTTCGTGACCGCCATGGACAGCACCGAAGCGGAAGAGCGCGGTCTCGACGGCGGCGCGGTGGACTACATCACCAAGCCCCTGCGTCC
It includes:
- the radA gene encoding DNA repair protein RadA; translation: MAKAKSLYLCNECGASSPKWQGQCPGCGEWNTLVESVVQETAAGRFQPIAPGARLRVLSSIEARETERLSTGVGEFDRALGGGLVAGGVVLIGGDPGIGKSTLLLQALAALAASEAVLYVSGEESGEQVALRARRLGLETGNLPLLAEINLEAILAVLKAEKPRVAVIDSIQTLWSDALSSAPGSVAQVRECAAQLTRVAKQLGVTVILVGHVTKEGSLAGPRVLEHIVDTVLYFEGDTHSSFRLVRSCKNRFGAVNELGVFAMTDRGLKGVSNPSALFLSRHGHDVAGSCVMVTQEGTRPLLVEIQALVDSAHGNPRRLTVGLEPQRLAMLLAVLHRHAGVACYDQDVFVNAVGGVRISEPAADLAVVLAIVSSLRNKPLPSKLVVFGEVGLAGEIRPAPRGQERLKEAAKLGFTRALVPEANRPRQAIAGLEVVAVSRVEDAVSRLAELVE
- the alr gene encoding alanine racemase — protein: MNLARPIRASIDGEALAANYRLARRLAAGTGAWAVLKADAYGHGLWRALDALGDADGYAVLEAETGAALREAGVRQPILLLEGVFSARDARLAKELDLACVVHCRDQFALLHGGGALPPLYVKINTGMNRLGFSAAEIPWLRERLNELDPGRTTLMTHFASADGPEGVAPQMARLKALLPEWRGPVSLANSAALLRYPETRVGWVRPGIMLYGSSPFAEVSAASLGLRPVMSLCSQIIAVQDVAAGEAVGYGGSFVAPRRLRVGVVACGYADGYPRHAGTGTPLAVHGGLTRTLGRVSMDMLACDLSDLPQAGPGSPVTLWGRGPGGEVPADDVAAAAGTIAYELYCALAARVPVEMLRGR
- a CDS encoding LysR family transcriptional regulator, with protein sequence MGDRRLQVFYALAQHRSFLRAAQALFMSQSAVHFQIRQLEAELNTRLLERGKGVLDLTPSGRIAFDYAERILALSREMETRLAEVTDDMRGALRLGTPSGIGDQLLPALLAEFSALYPQVTVHLDIVNSAAVAEGVAAGKWDMGLVALPGPLPGLDCESCGQAELRFVCTPDHPLARSRSVSGRALKDFEAIVREPGSGCRQAAEGFLAAAGTAPDALKVVLQAGSTEALKAAAATGLGYAIVFAQAVEREVGAGSLVSLPLKPRLEQGICLVYRQGQYRSRVVATCGEFLRRRLQETLL